The DNA region CCCTCAAGAATTGCAGGTTTAACGATGACATGTATCAAAAGCCCGATACGGTTTATGTGTATGACTGGACTGACAGCGCGGCTGATCCCCGGTATGATTTCAAGATCAGGAATTCAGCCGGTGACGCGGATTCCATTTATACCATAAATCCCGAATTGCATGGTAAAGAGCATGTCGATACCTACAAGACAGCCGCTTACGGACAGGTTCGTCTTGTTCCGGTGGAGCGCCTTACCCTGAGGCTGGGCGGGCGATATGACAAATTCATCTACACAAAGGACAGCAGTTTTTCACCGCGGGCGGGTGTACGGTACCAGGTGACCGATAACTTCTTTCTCAACGGCGCATATGGCAAACACTATCAAAGCCCCGCATATGTAATGCTCATCGCCAGCAGCAATAACAGGAATCTTAAAAACTACCATACGGAACAGTTTGTTGCCGGCACCGAGTGGTTTCCGTTTCCCGAGATGAGAATCACGCTCGAAGCATACTCGAAGAAATACAGGGACATCCCCGTCCTCAAAGCCTTGACAAACGACAATCCCTTCGATGACCCGTCGGATATGATCGATTACGGAGATATGGTCAACAAGGGAAAGGGACACTCGGAGGGTATCGAACTGTTCCTCCATCGCAAGATGACCACCTCTTACATGTATCTCATTTCGTATTCATTGTACAGGTGCCGGTTCGACGATCCCCGGACGGGCGAGGAGCGTCCCGGAATGTTCGATCTCAAAAATATCGTGACCCTGACCGGTTCAAAACAGTGGAATCTCATGAAAGCGAAATGGTATACCGACGGCATGCGCCCAAAGCTGTGGTATAAAACCCTGGCATGGCTTCTCCCGTTCGGGGACGAGGTCACTTTGTCCGCAAAATGGCGTTACAGCGGCGGCCGTCCTTACACAGAGCCTGTTTATGTCAGGCAATATCACGAATGGATCGTGCCCACCGACGAAAAAATCTATGACACGCGCCTCGGCGATTACCAGAGACTCGATATCCGTATCGACCGGCGGTACTTTTTCAATGACTGGAGTCTTGTCGTTTATTTTGACTTCTGGAATGTCTTCAACAGGAAAAATATATTTGATTATAACAGGAGCGAATACGGCGAGAAGGAACAGATCAACAATTTCGAGGCAATGCCCATGCTCGGTTTCAATTTCGAGTTTTAAAAAGCAGTAAATCGGATTTATCCGGAAATGTTTAAAAATAATTTCACCGCTGAGAAACGGAACAGGGGTAATTCATGAATTACCCCTGCAATGATACATCGGTCAGATATGAAAAATAATCTGCGTTAATCAGCGTTCTGTAGAATCGTGTGAACAGACCGGATCAACCGTCCTTTTTCACCTTTTCGATAATCTGCTCGAGAATCTGTTTCCATTCGAGGACGGAAACCTGGCATGTGCCCACTTTTTCGTGTCCGCCGCCCTTGAATTCGAGCATGAGCTTCCCGACATTTGTCTTGCTCGTGCGGTTGAGGATGCTGTGGCCGACGGTGAAGACCACATTCTGGCTGATTTTGCCCCACATGACCCTGATTTCGATATTCTGCTGGGGAAAGAGCGCGTATATTACGAACCGGTTTCCGGCATATATCGGCTCTTCGTTCATGAGGTTTGTCACGATTGCGTTGCCGTATGTTTTGCTGCAGCGTTTGAGCATTTCCACATAGGGTTTCTGGTGTTTGTAATACAGGTCGACCCGTTCCTTGACATCCGGGAGCTGCAGTATCTCTTCCACTGTTTTCGTACGGCAGTACTGTATCATATTTTCCATCAGCTGGTAATTGCTGATTTTGAATTCCTTGAATCGGCCGAGCCCTGTCCGCGGGTCCATGATGAACGAAAGCAGAATAAAGCCTTTCGGGCTTAATATCTCATCGCGGGCCAGGTTACCTGAGTCGCTCTTGTTGACCCCTTCCATGAGGGGCAGGAAGTGTTTTCCGAACGTCGCCTCGCCGCCGTAATACTCCCATATAACCTGGGCAGCACTGGGAGCTGGACGGGAGTCGCCTTCGAATTCGAGCTTGGCGATTTCAAGGCGTTCTTCTTCGCTTGCGTGATGATCGAACCAGAGTCCGCAGCCCGGAACATAGGGGATATTTGCCAGTACGTCATCAGTGGTCACTTTCACCCGTCCCGACTGAACATCTTTTGGATGTACAAACATATATTCGTCAACAATACCTTTTT from bacterium includes:
- a CDS encoding exopolyphosphatase; its protein translation is MRLLTRSDFDGLACAVLLVEKGIVDEYMFVHPKDVQSGRVKVTTDDVLANIPYVPGCGLWFDHHASEEERLEIAKLEFEGDSRPAPSAAQVIWEYYGGEATFGKHFLPLMEGVNKSDSGNLARDEILSPKGFILLSFIMDPRTGLGRFKEFKISNYQLMENMIQYCRTKTVEEILQLPDVKERVDLYYKHQKPYVEMLKRCSKTYGNAIVTNLMNEEPIYAGNRFVIYALFPQQNIEIRVMWGKISQNVVFTVGHSILNRTSKTNVGKLMLEFKGGGHEKVGTCQVSVLEWKQILEQIIEKVKKDG